In Xyrauchen texanus isolate HMW12.3.18 chromosome 35, RBS_HiC_50CHRs, whole genome shotgun sequence, one DNA window encodes the following:
- the LOC127628967 gene encoding dolichyl-diphosphooligosaccharide--protein glycosyltransferase 48 kDa subunit yields MAMWCLRDTATVATHTCKKRGATMVPTLSGGFGRSTLFVLSVALLLQAVLGDGKTLVLLDNPNIRDTHSIFFRSLADRGFDITFKTADDPGLSLIKYGQFLYDHLIIFSPSAEDFGGNINVETITAFIDGGGNVLVAASSDIGDTLRELGSECGIEFDEEKTAVIDHHNYDVSDPGEHTLIVADPENLLKAPTIVGKPTDKPVLFKGVGMVADPDNSLVLDILTGSSTSYSYFPDRPITQYPHAVGKNTLLIAGLQARNNARVVFSGSLHFFSDAFFNSPVQKAVPGSKRYELTGNQELAEALSHWVFKEAGVLRVGTVTHHPVGESTPPAAYTVTDLVEYGIVIEMLSGGKWVPFDGDDIQLEFVRIDPFVRTYLKKNGGKYSVQFKLPDVYGVFQFKVDYNRLGYTHLYSSTQVSVRPLEHTQYERFIPSAFPYYASAFSMMAGLFVFSVVFLHMREKEKSD; encoded by the exons ATGGCGATGTGGTGCTTAAGGGACACCGCGACGGTTGCAACTCATACTTGCAAAAAACGAGGCGCTACAATGGTGCCCACGTTGTCTGGTGGATTTGGCAGAAGTACTCTTTTTGTTTTATCCGTGGCTTTATTGCTGCAGGCAGTTTTGGGAGACGGAAAGACTCTCGTTCTGCTGGACAATCCCAATATCAGAGACACTCATTCAATCTTCTTCCGCAGTTTAGCAG ATCGTGGGTTTGACATTACATTCAAGACGGCTGATGATCCTGGTCTCTCTCTGATCAAGTATGGCCAGTTCCTCTATGACCACCTCATCATTTTCTCTCCATCTGCGGAAG ATTTTGGAGGCAACATCAATGTAGAGACCATAACAGCCTTCATTGATGGTGGAGGAAATGTTCTTGTTGCTGCCAGCTCTGATATTG GTGACACTCTGAGAGAGCTAGGCAGTGAATGCGGTATTGAGTTTGATGAGGAGAAAACTGCCGTCATTGACCACCATAATTATGATGTTTCAGACCCTGGTGAG CACACCCTGATTGTTGCTGATCCAGAGAATCTTCTTAAAGCCCCAACGATAGTTGGCAAGCCCACCGATAAACCAGTCCTGTTCAAAGGTGTTGG CATGGTGGCTGACCCAGATAACTCCTTGGTGCTTGACATTCTGACAGGCTCTTCCACCTCTTACTCTTACTTTCCTGATCGTCCTATCACACAG TATCCTCATGCAGTTGGAAAGAACACCCTCCTGATCGCCGGTCTCCAGGCAAGAAACAATGCACGTGTGGTTTTCAGTGGATCACTACACTTCTTCAGTGATGCTTTCTTTAACTCCCCAGTGCAGAAGGCTGTCCCTGGATCAAAAAG ATATGAGCTGACTGGTAACCAGGAGCTGGCAGAGGCTCTGTCCCATTGGGTGTTTAAGGAGGCGGGTGTTCTTAGGGTTGGCACTGTTACCCATCATCCTGTTGGAGAAAGCACACCCCCTGCTGCCTACACTGTCACTGACCTTGTG GAATATGGCATTGTGATTGAAATGCTGTCTGGTGGCAAGTGGGTGCCCTTTGATGGAGATGACATTCAGCTGGAATTTGTCAGAATTGATCCATTTGTCAGGACGTACCTCAAGAAAAATG GTGGAAAGTACAGTGTACAGTTCAAGCTTCCAGATGTGTATGGAGTGTTCCAGTTTAAAGTTGACTACAACAGACTGGGCTACACACACCTGTACTCCTCAACCCAG GTTTCTGTCCGGCCCTTGGAGCATACCCAATATGAGCGCTTTATTCCCTCGGCATTTCCATATTATGCCAGTGCCTTCTCTATGATGGCAGGACTCTTTGTCTTCAGTGTTGTCTTTCTGcacatgagagagaaagagaagtcaGATTAA